Proteins co-encoded in one Xanthomonas campestris pv. badrii genomic window:
- the ubiH gene encoding 2-octaprenyl-6-methoxyphenyl hydroxylase, protein MTHPHDVLIVGGGLVGSSLAIALDRLGLDVGLVEATPAGTPPAVFDQRNLSFAAATVNALGVLGVMAKLRGPPGPIRRIHVSRAGDFGRVRLDAADYGRDSFGQVVVARDFGDALQARLDETTGVRRYRPARCIGVEPVQDGMRAVRLATADGEQRVLARLVVGADGSHSAVRELLHIGSDAQDFLQTLFVARVRASRPPDGTAWERFGEHGPTALLPRGDRHYGAIHCVARAEAEAVAALDDAGWLARLQRAAGWRAGRFVATGERSAYPLVQVLANDLIAERVVLLGNAAQTLHPIGAQGFNLGLRDALTLAELIERDRSDAGASALLTAYLARRRVDREQTIAFSSGLARLTGNPAPLLRPLRSLGLLATSQAAPLQSMLVGGAMGFRGEVPQLCRGIA, encoded by the coding sequence ATGACACATCCACATGACGTTCTGATCGTTGGCGGCGGCCTGGTCGGCTCCAGCCTGGCGATCGCACTGGACCGCCTTGGCCTGGATGTCGGGCTGGTCGAAGCCACCCCGGCCGGCACGCCGCCGGCGGTGTTCGACCAACGCAACCTGAGCTTTGCCGCGGCCACCGTCAACGCGCTCGGCGTGCTGGGGGTGATGGCCAAGCTGCGTGGCCCGCCCGGCCCGATCCGGCGCATCCATGTCAGCCGCGCCGGCGATTTCGGCCGCGTGCGGCTGGACGCCGCCGACTATGGCCGCGACAGCTTCGGCCAGGTGGTGGTGGCGCGCGACTTCGGCGACGCCTTGCAGGCACGCCTGGACGAAACCACCGGCGTGCGCCGCTACCGCCCGGCGCGCTGCATCGGCGTGGAGCCGGTACAGGACGGCATGCGCGCGGTACGCCTGGCAACCGCCGATGGCGAACAGCGCGTCCTGGCCAGGCTGGTGGTCGGCGCCGACGGCAGCCACAGCGCGGTGCGCGAGCTGCTGCACATCGGTAGCGACGCGCAGGATTTCCTGCAGACCCTGTTCGTGGCGCGCGTGCGCGCCTCCCGGCCGCCGGACGGCACCGCCTGGGAGCGCTTTGGCGAACATGGGCCCACCGCCCTGTTGCCGCGGGGCGACCGCCATTACGGCGCCATCCACTGCGTGGCGCGTGCCGAGGCCGAGGCGGTGGCCGCGCTCGACGACGCCGGCTGGCTGGCACGGTTGCAGCGCGCTGCCGGCTGGCGCGCCGGGCGCTTTGTCGCCACTGGCGAACGCAGCGCGTATCCCTTGGTGCAGGTACTGGCGAACGATTTGATCGCCGAACGCGTGGTGCTGCTGGGCAATGCGGCGCAGACGCTGCACCCCATCGGCGCGCAAGGGTTCAACCTGGGCCTGCGCGACGCGCTGACGCTGGCCGAACTGATCGAGCGCGACCGCAGCGATGCCGGCGCCAGTGCCTTGCTGACCGCGTATCTGGCGCGCCGTCGCGTGGATCGCGAACAGACCATCGCGTTCTCCAGTGGCCTGGCACGCCTGACCGGCAACCCGGCGCCGTTGTTGCGGCCGTTGCGCAGCCTGGGGTTGCTGGCGACCTCGCAGGCCGCGCCGCTGCAGTCGATGCTGGTCGGCGGGGCGATGGGCTTCCGCGGCGAAGTGCCGCAACTGTGCCGGGGGATCGCATGA
- a CDS encoding alpha/beta fold hydrolase, which produces MTSLTHPPKPTVLLLCGLLCDATIWQPQHEGLGDLADVQVLDFAGFDNIAQMAAHALALAPPRFALAGHSMGGRVALDIMRQAPERVTQLALLDTGTAPRREGEREERQALVDLAQTQGMQALALTWLPPMLHPARIADTSLMERLVAMVRRQSAQSFAGQVTALLERPDAVPVLAQIRCPTLLGVGRQDAWSPLARHQDMARQIPGARLVVFEDSGHMAPVEAPVAVTAALRDWLQAA; this is translated from the coding sequence ATGACCTCGCTTACGCATCCGCCCAAGCCCACCGTGCTGCTGCTTTGTGGCCTGCTCTGCGATGCCACCATCTGGCAGCCGCAGCATGAAGGGCTGGGTGATCTGGCCGACGTGCAGGTGCTGGATTTCGCCGGTTTCGACAACATCGCGCAGATGGCCGCCCATGCACTGGCTCTTGCGCCGCCGCGGTTCGCGCTGGCCGGGCATTCGATGGGGGGGCGGGTCGCGTTGGACATCATGCGCCAGGCGCCCGAGCGGGTCACCCAGCTGGCCCTGCTCGACACCGGTACCGCGCCGCGCCGCGAGGGCGAACGCGAGGAGCGCCAGGCACTGGTGGACCTGGCCCAGACCCAGGGCATGCAGGCGCTTGCGCTGACCTGGCTGCCGCCGATGCTGCACCCGGCGCGCATTGCCGATACCAGCCTCATGGAACGCCTGGTTGCGATGGTGCGGCGGCAAAGCGCGCAGAGCTTCGCCGGCCAGGTCACCGCCTTGCTGGAGCGTCCGGATGCCGTGCCGGTGCTGGCGCAGATCCGCTGCCCCACCTTGCTGGGCGTTGGACGCCAGGATGCCTGGAGCCCGTTGGCAAGGCATCAGGACATGGCGCGGCAGATTCCGGGCGCCCGCCTGGTGGTGTTCGAAGACAGCGGGCATATGGCGCCGGTGGAGGCACCGGTCGCGGTGACTGCAGCGTTGCGCGACTGGTTGCAGGCCGCGTAA
- a CDS encoding nuclear transport factor 2 family protein, with the protein MHDDTSIIIACEQLIRRFALYNDRHDHDGLAALFTVDGVFARPSAPDAPVHGREAILQAFRARPPRTTCHLMLNTLVTIQSPTLAHAHSNVLLYTAGETSAAPPWAAQSPALLGSFDDVLVFDEERWLFKQRLGSLLLQIGT; encoded by the coding sequence ATGCACGACGACACATCGATCATCATTGCCTGCGAGCAGCTGATCCGGCGGTTCGCGCTCTACAACGATCGGCATGACCACGACGGTCTTGCGGCTTTGTTCACGGTCGATGGCGTGTTCGCGCGCCCCAGCGCACCCGATGCGCCGGTGCACGGGCGCGAGGCAATCCTGCAGGCGTTTCGCGCGCGTCCACCGCGCACCACCTGCCACCTGATGCTCAATACCCTGGTCACCATCCAATCGCCGACGCTGGCGCACGCGCACAGCAACGTGCTGCTTTACACCGCCGGCGAAACCTCTGCGGCGCCGCCATGGGCCGCGCAGTCGCCGGCCCTGCTTGGCAGTTTCGATGATGTGCTGGTTTTCGATGAGGAGCGCTGGCTGTTCAAGCAGCGGCTTGGATCGTTGCTGCTGCAGATCGGCACCTGA
- a CDS encoding gallate dioxygenase, giving the protein MASIIGGIGTSHVPTIGVAYDKGKQQDPIWKPLFDGYTPVAAWLAEQRADVLVFFYNDHCTTFFFDLYPTFALGVGERFPVADEGAGLRNLPPIRGDVQLQAHIAECLVNDEFDLTVFQDKPIDHGCAAPLPLLWPHVPDWPGTVVPIAINVLQYPLPTARRCYRLGQAVRRAIESYPQDLRVVVVGTGGLSHQIHGERTGFNNTEWDMEFLDRFQHAPETLTDLTHTDYVRLGGAESVEQIMWLAMRGALEGPIRKLHQNYYLMTTTAMTVVLYEPGIESADAPRSAELLARTTNAA; this is encoded by the coding sequence ATGGCAAGCATCATCGGCGGCATCGGGACTTCGCACGTTCCCACCATCGGGGTGGCCTATGACAAGGGCAAGCAGCAGGATCCGATATGGAAACCGCTGTTCGACGGCTACACGCCGGTCGCTGCCTGGCTCGCGGAACAGCGGGCCGACGTGCTGGTCTTTTTCTATAACGACCACTGCACCACGTTCTTCTTCGATCTGTATCCGACCTTCGCCCTGGGCGTGGGTGAGCGCTTCCCGGTGGCCGACGAGGGCGCCGGGTTGCGCAACCTGCCGCCGATCCGCGGCGATGTCCAGCTGCAGGCGCATATCGCCGAATGCCTGGTCAACGACGAATTCGACCTGACCGTGTTCCAGGACAAGCCGATCGACCATGGCTGCGCCGCACCGCTGCCGTTGCTGTGGCCACATGTGCCGGACTGGCCGGGCACGGTGGTCCCGATCGCCATCAATGTCCTGCAATATCCGCTGCCGACCGCGCGCCGCTGTTACCGGCTGGGCCAGGCCGTGCGCCGGGCGATCGAATCGTATCCGCAGGATCTCAGGGTGGTGGTGGTCGGTACCGGCGGTCTGTCGCATCAGATCCATGGCGAGCGCACCGGTTTCAACAATACCGAGTGGGACATGGAATTCCTGGATCGCTTCCAGCATGCCCCGGAAACGCTGACCGATCTTACCCATACCGACTATGTGCGCCTGGGTGGGGCCGAAAGCGTGGAGCAGATCATGTGGCTGGCCATGCGCGGCGCGCTGGAGGGGCCGATCCGCAAACTGCACCAGAACTACTACCTGATGACGACCACCGCGATGACCGTGGTGCTGTACGAGCCTGGCATCGAGTCCGCCGATGCGCCGCGCTCGGCCGAGCTGCTGGCACGCACCACCAACGCGGCATGA
- a CDS encoding GntR family transcriptional regulator, producing MEPMANNHRLQAVQQLRELILCGTFAPGERITEAALAERLAISRTPIRQALPALCQEGLLAQTGNRGYAVRRFSQQESLDALAVRALMEGLAARTVAEQGASTEVLATLHACLGEGDRLFAKRSLDASDEQTYAAMNARFHRTIVIAANKPILTETVNRCTVVPFVSPAHVVFGQRSATVAYNDLYYGHRQHGAIVSAIEQRDGARAELLFREHAHTQRHSMGI from the coding sequence ATGGAGCCAATGGCGAACAACCACCGATTGCAAGCAGTTCAGCAATTACGCGAATTGATCCTGTGCGGCACATTCGCCCCGGGCGAACGCATCACCGAGGCGGCGCTGGCCGAACGTCTGGCCATTTCGCGCACGCCCATCCGCCAGGCGCTGCCCGCGCTGTGCCAGGAAGGACTGCTGGCGCAGACGGGCAACCGTGGCTACGCGGTACGCCGCTTCAGCCAGCAGGAGAGCCTGGACGCCCTGGCCGTACGCGCCCTGATGGAAGGCCTGGCAGCGCGCACGGTGGCCGAACAGGGGGCATCGACCGAGGTGCTCGCCACCCTGCATGCCTGTCTTGGCGAAGGCGACCGGCTGTTCGCCAAGCGCAGCCTCGACGCCAGCGACGAACAGACCTATGCAGCGATGAACGCCCGTTTCCATCGGACCATCGTGATTGCGGCCAACAAGCCGATCCTCACCGAGACCGTGAATCGCTGCACGGTGGTGCCGTTCGTCAGCCCGGCCCATGTGGTCTTCGGCCAGCGCTCGGCCACCGTGGCCTACAACGATCTGTATTACGGGCACCGGCAACATGGGGCGATCGTCTCGGCGATCGAACAACGCGATGGCGCGCGCGCAGAGCTGCTGTTCCGCGAACACGCCCACACCCAGCGACACAGCATGGGGATTTAG
- a CDS encoding SphA family protein, with protein MECVRLSAHCRSVLLRAVSRRQRSWIVCATLAAMLPGTAMAQAVPETVAPPQGINVGGTSFMDGFGSLTPGWTVVAYPRHYNFNAIKDASGNDSPAFRDPNVDVSVLLTQLIYVTPYTWKSASLSFNAIVPLVNYDTSFAADSPVRLSSNGFGMGDISFGPALQFPPVMRNGRVLFFQRFAIDAFAPVGKFDRDTAINQSTGFWSVAPHWAFTVQPSDNWEVSGRLNYLYNFRTSRAGGVPPIPGFRFRNGQAGDVLWLNFASSLKINEQWRVGLNGYYLQQLKDNRTNDQRVPDSKRRQLYIGPGLSWRMNEKNLFNFNVYLPVDVENSVAGNNFNLMFVHSL; from the coding sequence GTGGAATGCGTCCGTTTATCCGCTCATTGTCGTTCGGTGTTGCTGCGCGCGGTGTCGCGTCGGCAACGGTCGTGGATCGTCTGCGCCACGCTCGCCGCGATGTTGCCAGGCACGGCAATGGCGCAGGCCGTGCCGGAAACGGTGGCGCCGCCGCAAGGCATCAACGTAGGGGGCACCAGTTTCATGGACGGGTTTGGATCGTTGACGCCTGGCTGGACCGTCGTCGCATATCCGCGCCACTACAATTTCAACGCGATCAAGGACGCCAGCGGCAACGATTCGCCTGCGTTCCGCGATCCGAACGTCGACGTCAGCGTGCTGCTGACGCAGCTGATCTATGTCACGCCCTATACCTGGAAAAGCGCGTCGTTGAGCTTCAATGCCATCGTGCCGCTGGTCAACTACGACACCTCCTTCGCCGCCGACAGTCCCGTGCGGCTGAGCAGCAACGGGTTTGGGATGGGCGATATTTCATTCGGGCCTGCGCTGCAGTTTCCACCGGTGATGCGCAACGGCCGCGTGTTGTTCTTTCAGCGGTTCGCCATCGACGCCTTTGCGCCAGTTGGCAAGTTCGATCGCGATACCGCGATCAACCAGAGCACTGGGTTCTGGTCGGTCGCGCCGCACTGGGCATTCACTGTGCAACCCAGCGACAACTGGGAGGTCAGCGGGCGCCTGAATTACCTGTACAACTTCCGGACCAGTCGCGCTGGCGGCGTGCCGCCCATTCCGGGCTTCCGTTTCCGCAACGGGCAGGCCGGCGACGTGCTCTGGCTCAACTTCGCCTCGTCATTGAAGATCAACGAGCAGTGGCGGGTGGGTCTGAACGGCTACTACCTGCAGCAACTGAAGGACAACCGCACCAACGACCAGCGCGTGCCGGACAGCAAGCGCAGGCAGCTCTATATCGGGCCGGGCCTGTCATGGCGCATGAACGAAAAGAACCTGTTCAACTTCAATGTCTACCTGCCGGTGGATGTGGAAAATTCGGTCGCCGGCAATAACTTCAACCTGATGTTCGTGCATTCGTTGTAG
- a CDS encoding protocatechuate 3,4-dioxygenase (extradiol catechol dioxygenase that catalyzes the oxidative cleavage of substituted catechols; part of the bacterial aromatic compound degradation pathway), giving the protein MNPQVHGMEKIDGTYVFDLRTSNRALRLNRFFWHMIRAPWRDRFLQDAETLMQEAELTEHEKELIRARDWLGLVQYGANFFVIEKFARVVRMTNLQVYAIMRGESFEAFMQTRRVPEAR; this is encoded by the coding sequence ATGAATCCGCAAGTACACGGGATGGAGAAGATCGACGGCACCTACGTGTTCGATCTGCGCACCAGCAACCGCGCGCTGCGCCTCAATCGCTTTTTCTGGCACATGATCCGGGCGCCATGGCGCGACCGCTTCCTGCAGGACGCGGAAACCTTGATGCAGGAAGCCGAACTCACCGAGCACGAAAAGGAATTGATCCGGGCGCGCGACTGGCTCGGCTTGGTGCAGTATGGCGCCAATTTCTTTGTGATCGAAAAGTTTGCCCGCGTGGTGCGTATGACCAATCTCCAGGTCTACGCCATCATGCGCGGCGAATCCTTCGAAGCATTCATGCAGACGCGGCGGGTTCCCGAGGCGCGCTGA
- a CDS encoding UbiH/UbiF family hydroxylase, with protein MSRRPARDAVIVGGGVVGAACALALADAGLQVALVEGREPARWQAEQPDLRVYAFAADNAALLDGLGVWSAVRAARAQPYRRMRVWDAGGGGELGFDADTLGREQLGWIVEHALLVDRLWAAVHMAGIDVHCPARVVELEQDAGSVRLRLDDGSRLEAAIAIAADGASSTLRELTGFAVSRHAYAQRGVVAFVETGQPHQSTAWQRFLTTGPLAFLPFVDGRSSIVWTLPDAEAERVLALDDLAFSRELTQAFGKRLGEVRVVSARAAFPLQRQLVERYVSGRVLTLGDAAHVVHPLAGQGVNLGLRDVNALRDAVRAALAKRADWAAPHRLQRWARTRRSENTVAAYGFDAINSVFSNDDMHLTLLRGSVLGLAGRLPPLVELLWKRASGSA; from the coding sequence ATGAGCCGGCGCCCTGCACGCGATGCGGTGATCGTCGGCGGCGGCGTGGTCGGTGCGGCCTGCGCGTTGGCACTGGCCGATGCCGGCTTGCAGGTGGCGCTGGTGGAAGGGCGCGAGCCGGCACGCTGGCAGGCCGAGCAGCCCGATCTGCGAGTCTATGCATTCGCGGCCGACAACGCCGCGTTGCTGGATGGTCTTGGCGTATGGAGCGCAGTACGCGCAGCGCGCGCGCAGCCGTATCGGCGCATGCGGGTGTGGGATGCCGGCGGTGGCGGCGAGCTGGGGTTCGATGCCGACACGCTGGGACGCGAACAGCTGGGCTGGATCGTCGAACACGCGCTGCTGGTGGACCGCCTGTGGGCCGCCGTGCACATGGCGGGAATCGATGTGCACTGCCCGGCGCGGGTCGTCGAACTGGAGCAGGACGCCGGCAGCGTGCGGCTGCGCCTGGACGATGGCAGCCGGCTGGAAGCGGCGATCGCCATCGCCGCCGACGGCGCATCGTCCACGCTGCGCGAGTTGACCGGGTTTGCGGTCTCGCGGCACGCCTACGCGCAACGCGGTGTGGTTGCTTTCGTGGAAACCGGGCAGCCGCACCAGTCCACTGCCTGGCAGCGCTTTCTGACCACCGGGCCGCTGGCATTCCTGCCGTTTGTCGATGGCCGTAGCTCGATCGTGTGGACCCTGCCCGATGCCGAGGCCGAGCGCGTGCTCGCACTGGACGATCTGGCGTTCTCGCGCGAACTCACCCAGGCCTTCGGCAAGCGCCTTGGCGAGGTGCGCGTGGTCTCTGCACGCGCTGCATTCCCGCTGCAGCGGCAGTTGGTGGAGCGCTACGTCAGTGGCCGTGTGCTGACCCTGGGCGATGCCGCGCATGTGGTGCATCCCCTGGCCGGCCAGGGTGTCAACCTGGGCCTGCGCGACGTCAATGCGTTGCGCGATGCAGTGCGGGCAGCGCTCGCCAAACGTGCCGACTGGGCAGCGCCGCACCGCCTGCAGCGCTGGGCGCGCACCCGGCGTAGCGAGAACACCGTTGCCGCCTATGGCTTCGATGCAATCAATAGCGTGTTTTCCAACGATGACATGCACCTGACCCTGCTGCGCGGGTCCGTGCTCGGGCTGGCCGGCAGGCTTCCGCCGCTGGTGGAGCTGTTGTGGAAGCGCGCCTCCGGTAGCGCGTAA
- a CDS encoding LysR substrate-binding domain-containing protein, whose translation MTMSSVFFEHRIKVRHLRVIEALDRQKSLLRASRVLNVTQPALTRALQEIEEIVGAPLFERHSRGVRPNAMGEVLVQTAHVVLGQLRRAQDTFEGLLQDDALTITVGALPVAASGLLPAVLAALYRAEPTLRVRLLHGRTDELLPKLAGNEVDLVVGRLYPLARYDALTRKVLYQDPIALVARSDHPLFANGPVRIAEAAAYRQVLPTLSQHVERDVAQVMREHGLATRDQLRSSSASFTREILLGTDSIAVMPSMMVAGDIARGELRAFQLQQPSQARAGGVIYRDSSAIHKPGVRLLMRELEHQLALMAEQGAVWVDNQVGEDDILLDASA comes from the coding sequence ATGACCATGTCCTCCGTGTTCTTCGAGCACCGCATCAAGGTCCGGCATCTACGTGTCATCGAGGCGCTGGACCGGCAAAAAAGCCTGCTCCGCGCCTCACGCGTCTTGAATGTCACCCAGCCTGCGCTCACGCGCGCCCTGCAGGAGATCGAGGAGATCGTCGGCGCGCCCCTGTTCGAACGTCATTCGCGTGGCGTGCGGCCCAATGCAATGGGTGAAGTGCTGGTGCAGACTGCGCACGTGGTGCTGGGCCAACTGCGCCGTGCGCAGGACACCTTCGAAGGCCTGCTGCAGGACGATGCGCTCACGATCACCGTGGGCGCGCTGCCGGTGGCAGCAAGCGGCTTGCTGCCTGCAGTGCTGGCCGCGCTCTACCGCGCCGAACCCACGCTGCGCGTGCGCCTGCTGCATGGACGCACCGATGAGCTGCTGCCCAAGCTGGCCGGTAATGAAGTCGACCTGGTGGTGGGGCGGCTCTATCCGCTGGCCCGCTACGACGCGTTGACCCGCAAGGTGTTGTACCAGGATCCGATTGCGCTGGTGGCGCGTAGCGACCACCCGCTGTTTGCCAATGGCCCGGTGCGCATTGCCGAGGCGGCGGCATACCGGCAGGTGCTGCCGACATTGAGCCAGCACGTGGAGCGTGACGTGGCACAGGTCATGCGCGAACACGGGCTGGCCACGCGCGACCAGCTGCGTTCCAGCTCGGCCAGTTTTACCCGTGAGATCCTGCTGGGCACCGATAGCATCGCAGTGATGCCGAGCATGATGGTGGCCGGCGACATCGCACGTGGCGAGTTGCGTGCGTTCCAGCTGCAGCAACCCTCGCAGGCGCGTGCCGGTGGGGTGATCTACCGCGACAGCAGCGCCATCCACAAGCCGGGCGTGCGCCTGCTGATGCGCGAGCTGGAGCATCAACTGGC